The genomic segment GACTAACCATGAACTTCTGATCATTTCTCTTGCTAAACACAGTAAAACTTGTTTTGCAAGGTCAGCAAGCAGCTGTCTCATGATGCTGTATGTAATTTATTACAATAAGCATTGCAAGGCAAGGCGCTAGCTAAAAGACTGTATTGCTACAACAGGGCAAATTAGGTTTAATATTTTGTAGGAAGATAGTATTTTCCTGTATAAACCTGCAGTTAATAGACACCcttcaaataaattttaaaaaatatcttttttaataGCTTGATGTCTACAAGTGTCTAATCAACTTCCACAGTGTCCATCAAAGATAAGGCTACTTATTACTCCCAGTTAGGAGTTAAATTGTGTTCCTTAAACAGACATTCAAGTGGAAAAACTTGTAGACAGTACGGATGTTCCTATGGAATACAGGCCTACTATGAAAGTGGTCTTAAAAACAAGGCTGCAGTTTACTTATATTTGTGCCAGTACGGCTGTCAAGAAAACACTAACTTGCACTCCCCTTCTGCTCACTACAGTCAGCATCTATGGTGTGCTGCAGCAAAACTTCTGTGCAGccacactgaaagcaaaaaaaaaggaaaaaaggtggTAGGGGATGGTTGAGGGAGACATTTTTCATTCAAGTCAGTTCTCCACAAACACTAGTTGAGGATCAAGGGATGTGTAAGAGTCAGATACattaattttctgaaacttACATTAATTTTCCGAAACTGTGAAAAGTATGATCGATAAAATGATGGAAGTCCCAACAAGGAATTTTCTAGATCCAGTAACTTGCACGTGTCCCCATCCAACATTACATTGGCAGAGTGAAGATGGCCATAAGGAAATCCTTTCTCATGTAAGAATTttaatacctgaaaaaaaaatccaagacaGAAGCACTATCACAAGACACTCTGATGATCTCAAGATCTCAAATGCTCTGATACTAAAGCAGACACATAATAAACAAGGCCTCTAATTTGGAACGCCTGCTCAACTTGATCTTCTATCTGCATCACCTTTGGCCGACTATTCATTCCCATTTCACTGGTAACATTtctcacaaaacaaacatttgaagCTAATACCCAAAGCTGGCTTATGGACACCTCCCAGAGAGACGTGGAAACTAAAAGTCACAATTCTACTAAATATTGTagttaaaaaagttaaaaaaaaaaaaaaaaaaatcagtgacaaTGATTTTGTGGTCCATATTCCATAAGCTATGAAttacttctttcccttttccccccatgGTATATAAACTACACTACCACCTCTCTCCCACCTCAGCTCCACGTGTAACAGctgcctttttattattcttttttttgtttgttttttgtcagaAGTGGCCTcacacatacatatttaaatTCAAGTACCAGCAGTTAATCTCAATTTAAATTTAGCTTTGAAGTTCTGCTGCCAAGAAAAAAGCTTGCATGCACAAAAGTTTGTCTATTTTTTCTACTTAGTtggtctcaaaaaaaaaccaaaaaaccacaCATCAAAACAATCACACATACACCCACCGACACATAAAGGCTggtaaagaaagcaaaaaaaaaaaattacctctAATATTTGTCTTccatatgtttttatttgctgaagTTCAAGACCTTGAATTTTTTTAGGATTGCAATACTTCTTCAGGAATGGGTCTTTTGGTTTTGCCTTTAAAAGAAGTATACATATCAAATATCATGCCCAGAAAAGCCAGGAATTCTCTTAGTTTGTTTAGCAATACATTGTAAACAGTTTTAGAAAAGACATACTATGGTCATTCCAACAAATATTCTACTATTCGAATTGcgggaagagggagagaagacaTTACCTTATAAATAAGGTCCTTTAGTGTCCCTTTTTCACTGAATGGCCTAATAACCAGTGCTGAAGATTCATTGGCAGTGGCAAAAGTGATTTTGTAAATATAGGGATGCTACCAAAAGAAGAAACTGTAGGTAAGTTTCAGACAACAGactttgtaattaatttttgcTTGATTCACAAGAAACACAAGAGCTGTCTGAATTGTATGTTTGAATAATAAATTGGATTCTGCCAGTGACATTTGCTCAAGTTATTCACTCTTAACCTGaagcaaatgcaaagaaaacttCACAAGGACATTGCTCAATATCCACAGAAAATCCATAAAAATCCACTGTCCtctttgtttcaaaaattaaaagacaGGCAGTTTAGACAAATGAAGAATCCACCCCCATTAACACTTATTACATGAGCGAGGCTAACAAATTCATTCATGGTTTTATACAACTATGGCACACAAGGAAACACAGCATTAATTATTGTCATAACAGCTCTATGTCTTTAGAAATCATTGTAACGACTTCCTGGAACATTATGAAACTAAATGAGACAGCACATGTTGAAATAAATTACACATGCAACACATACATTAACTGAAATTGCTAGTTACGAAGAGACCCCTGTTCATatcttattttaatatattggGTTTGGTCTGGTTTGGGGGTTAAAAAGCCTAATTTTCAGCCTCTTTTGGTACGTGCATCTTCCGAGTTTCAGGACTGCATGTAGAGGTTTACCCATTTAAAACACCATCCTTTTCAGCCAGTCCAGTTTTTCAGACAGACATGTCTACTGGATTTATAAGGTGTCAGTTTTATAATTTGGCATCGCACAGGAGCTTACGCTGTACAGCCTTCATCATGCTTCTAGTAAGACATTGCTGTCCCAAGTTCaaagaaccaaaaaaataatgacTCATTCCACTGCCTTGTGCACTGCTGCCCAAGAATATCCCCAGTACACTGGATAGCAACGACACCTAGGCAGCACTACCCTAACTGCCTAAAAGCATtgagaagatgaaataaaagcCCATGATCTCACAGTACTgtagcagaagagaaaaatacaattagCTACAACTCTGGAACTTCTGTAAAAATCCTGCAGGTTTATTGTTTGCACTGAGAACGTGTTAGCTCATATTGTGTGGGGAATTTAATTACAAGGGTCACACATctttaaatgaaaggaaaattacaAACTATTTCTAATAGTTTCTGCAAGATCAGCCTTTGCAAGCACTTTTCTGTGTGCTGGCACAATCTAAACGTCTTCAAGGAATACTCacagaacaggaagaaagaagtttCACAGCATACTGTAAGTCTTTGTCAGACAAGTATTTATCAGGGCCTAGATCAGCCTAGAAATAAATAGGGAAAGAAAGGCATCACAATATATGTTGCAttccataaagaaaatatgttctATATTCTGCTCTCGCAAATTAAGACAGCTGCTCAAAGGTAAATTTTGAACAGCAAATTACACGCAAAGAAGCAAACTTTAAAAGGCTGAATGAGTAAGGTCGTGCTTTCACAATACAAAGCATCTGACCTTACAGTAAGCAAGTATTATtgcctgcttcctcctccatATCTGACCTCTATTACTACCCCTATATGAACTCTGCCAAACCCAAACTGAGGCACTGTGTAAACTATGAACTAGTAAAGCATAACTCTCAcccttcttcccctccaccaAAACCACGTCTCCTTCTATTGCAGGTTTTAGCAACACCCACCCTCCAGTAAAGTCTCACAAACAGCTATGCTGATACAACTAAGAGGGCAACAGGTTTCAACACAGGAGCATAACTGTTTAGTAACAACAAACTATTTGGAGTCCAAAAATGCCTGTGGCAAAGGAACAATTTGTGCGTCTCACCTACTAGCTTGTCAGAACAACTAAACAACCTAGTAAAAATAACCCAATATTGAAAAAGAATCGCCTTGTTACTTTTGGTGAGCTATGTGACACTATGATCGCCAGCTACATACATCATCacaactgaaaaacagtaaatgGGGGTGCAGGAGTGGGAACCTGGCACAGAAATTTTCAAATTGGACTTGccaccagaggaaaaaaacagaattttccacACCACAAAACCAACTAAGGGCTCTCAAGATGCTTTCAAAGCCTGAGCACTTAAATCTGTCACTAACACCAGGCAGTTGatataaacaaaataaggaaAGTTCATTATTAAAGACTAGAGAATActataaaagtatatatacCCAGCTTAACATTAGCCGTTCCTTTGGTTGATTCTTTATCTtcattaagaaatatttcttacgTATTCGCCAACCTACAAGAAAAGAGTCATCGTCAGGTTGAATTAAAACGTTAGTAAATCACATGGCTTACAGGCAGGACAAGGTTTGTAAGCAAAGATAGTACTGTTATCTCAGGACAacccactggaaaaaataagacAAGTTTTCACGCATACGTGTTCTTCTTACCTATATCTTTTAACGGCTCCACCACTTCCCACTTTGGCTCTGATCGGAAGAACATTGAAACATGCTGTAAGGcaatttctggaaaaaagaaatgtttttgagagactatttaatgtgatttttacACATATTAGGTAAAGTTCAATGCCAGAAGGATGCCTGCAGGAATTCAGACTCAGTCAGCAAAATcactttaaaaggaaatcagataaaaacacagttaaagggcatttgcatttttaacctGAGAACTCAAATCcactgagaaaacagagaaagcactgccttcagaaaacacagcttaGTGGGTTAGCCTTCTATTTCTACTAGATCTACATTTCCAAGCCTAAATCCAGTGCTCTTATCTAAGACTTTCCACAGCTGGAATACCCTACATtagattaaaaaatgtttttgctgtgtCTGTAGAAGTGCTAACTTGTAAGTCTCTTAATGTGCATCTACACCATCGTTTTTAACATGCAAATGCATCATCTTTGTTTCGTTACATGTTATTCTGCCCTTTTCAGTGCAGGCAAAGGTATTTTTCTAGCTATCGTGATCCAACATGCatttctgagaaggaaaacaaaaaacaaaacaaaaacctgacaCCCTTCTGGTTACTGAATTCTCCCACAGCTGGGAATACAACTGGTGTATTCATGAAGCGATTTAAGGGGAAATCTCAGTGGGAAGTGGTGACAGCAGGGGCAGAAAGGGAACCATGCCAGCAAGGAGTTTTCTCTGACATGGCTTATCTTGGTTTAGAAACACACAGCAAAAAGGTAAGGATGCACCATATCTCTCCGCAGTCTATCCTCTCTCTAAAAATATGGTATGAAAAAGACAGGTAACAGTGCAATAAATATCAGCTCACTGCTCCGagattaaaaacagacaaattgACGGTGTCTCCAAAGACCATAGGCAACAATTTGATTGCTACTTGCTTCTCTGCAACttgcacaaaaataattttgatgaaAGCATTCAGAATTAACACAGAAATCACAGTATCTCCTACAGGATTTAAATTGTTTGCTCAGCATTAGCCAGACAAACTGCATCCTTAAAGAGTTACTAATAATCTACATCTCCTCCACAGCTTAGCATAAACATCCGGGAAATGTTCTTTGCACTTCGaagctgaagacagaaaaatgttacaTAAAGAGAGAGCAAAAAGACAAGTGAAAAGGAAGCAGTAAGTTCCTGCTTGAGTAGGCTGGCTGTGCTTTTATGAAAACAAGCTTTGCATTTTGCAAAGAGTCTGTGGTGTGGGTTTCATCACGAAGAGGAAGTTTTTCAGTCTATCATACAAACTCTAACCATTTCTAGTGGATGAAGCCAGACAAAttcaaagaagaaacatttaataATGAAGAGAACCGATCACTGGGATACTGTTTTAAGAGATTAACTCATTTTCCAATGGGGGGAACATGGCTTAATCAAGCCATGGAAAAAACATTGAACCTATCTCAAACAATCAGTTCTAGGAAGTGGCACAACCCAAAGTGATAGTGGGAGCTAGACAAGATGATCACATTTATTTCCCTTGATCTGAAAAATCTAAGAAACATGACAAATTTAAGCTTTGGTGTTCAGAAGATCAGCTGTTTTAGCAGACTACAGAACTGACAAGCTTACCTCCACCTCACACCCTGGTAAACAAATGACTTCCAACCCCCAGCCCAACCATTTATCACcaattggggaaaaaatagatttcGGTTTCATTAGCACCCTCTCCCCAAGTTCAGCTTACATAGGTCCTGACCCTCAACACTCCTCTGTAGAATAATTCAAACATTTAGATTTGACTATCACAGCATCATTCATGCACAGACCTGGAGAAACATTATCATACCCTGCATGTGGTTATACACAAGAGTTTTGATAGCTTGTGTAGTTTTACTTCCCCTGTAATGTGCTTTAGTATAAATCCTTGCTAGCATTCATGGAAGACATGCACACATGCTAAAGAGAAGCTGTAATGCAGTTTTACAATTCCTCACTTACCAGTGTAGTTTACAGAATAGCTGTTTGGGTCCAAAAATTTTTTTACGAGTTCACAGTTAGACAGTATGTGATGGGAAGTAATTACATCGAGATAGGCCTGGAgtcctttctgtctttcagctATGAATTCACGCTCCATATTTCCAATCAACTTTTTTGGAGGAAGAGGTAGACTTAGAGCTGAGAtcttaaaaagagaaggaaaattacTAACAGTGCTCTCAAAATGCCGCGGGGATGTAGACTCAcaatccagaaaataaaagactcTGAACAGTGAGCTAACTACTACATAATTCTTTCTATACCGTGTATATACAAGCTTTTATGGTTTTTAAGGTACTATTATCAGAGAGAGGTAGTCAGACAATAGCCTGCATCTCAGTGTGAAGAGATCCATAAACGGAATGACACTGAAGATGCAAGGAGATAGATTTTTGCTGGTGAGTCATGCATTTAAGATCACTACACAAAGCTTTCAGATACTAAATGGCTCCAGTTCTCAGCCAAATCCTTTGTACAACATACCTTTGCACACATACAGGAGaagcacacaaaacaacaaaaaaaaaacaccattttctCCTGCAAGATTTATGCTTTATTAAAGAAGTGCAGATTAATATCTTTCCTCTTGCCTCTACTGCTTTTATGGGTAATTTAAAGCCCTTAttatcagtattttaaatttgtaactTCAGATATGGTGGAacttttccactttcttttctgaatttgttgctatacattttttaaactgcagcTATTTCTAGGCTGAAAGATATGTAGCAATCTACTGGCAGATATACAGTAGTTGTTTAATGTTGACGTGTGACCCAAAGCTTCAGATAAAATCtgagaaatgctttaaaataggaaaatgaaaaattatgcaGAAATCCAAAGCTTTATGTAAGTCAGATCAAAGAGATCatctttagaaaacaaaactaggCTGCACGCTGTTTATATTCAATTAAATCACATGAATCACCAGAATAAATTTTTTGTGTTGTTAACACATCGTTGTCCTGCAGATCAAAGCATCTGCCCCAGGTATGCTCCATCTCCACAGGTGTTATCTTTAAGAAGGGTGTATTGCAGAAATCAATTCCATTAAATGCAACAACCTCACTTCTAAAGCAAACAGGTCACCAAGGAGAAGACGGGGACTTCTGAGGGTTTGAACAAGCCTCATTTTAACTagtggaaaaatggaaggaTTAGTTCAACGAACTGTGGCGGAGGTAGCAAtccctctccttttctcctccttgaaGACGGGAATTGTTCCCCCCGCCAAACCTTCTGGCTCTGACTACAAATCATAGACTGAAAAAGAGCTGTGGCTACGTCTGACTTACAGAAGATGTTACAAATCATCCTATCCACTGAGCTTTTATTAATGCTCTTTTACacccaaaggaaaaacaaaataataaccCCCAAAGCAACAGTGCACTACTTACAACCTGCAATTCACCAAATCAGTTTGCACACCACAGGCATACAGAACCTTTGGCAGACCACTCCTACCCCAACAGAagtttctaaataaaaacaaaatgcatttctgccACGACTCACTTGAAAAGCATATCAAGTCATAATCAGCTTTACCTTCTTGACCTGACAGCTGGCTACCGTCAGAGCGAAAAGGACTCTACTTCAGATGCTTTCAAACCACTACTTcttcttttgtttaatttcagtcAACCACACGTTTTCTATTTTCCAGCGGAAAGTGGCATTCACCCCCAGGTTTTTGTAGCTATCTGCCAAAACCCATGGCACAGTGAGACCACTGCCTACTCCAGACACCACCTCACCAAGGTCCCGACCTCTCTGACACAGGCGTACATCCCAGTGGCCCCAGCTCAGCTCTGACCCAAGGATGGGCTTTGCCACAGAAGAACCTGGGGACCAACTTCCTTATCTTCCAAACACAGCCTGCACAGGAATGTCTGTTCAAGAGCTGCAATAAAACGCTTCACAAAAGCCAGATACCTTGCTGCAAACACCGTACCAGTAGCTCATTTAAAAGAGCAGAAGAGCAAGCAATAATCTCCACACATCTCTGTCAaagaagcaaagaggaaaaaatgcagaatggcCTGCAAGGAGCTTTTCAATCTGGTATGTGGCTGGGGCTCGGGGAACCTGGCTTGAAAACTTTCTGATGCAGATCAAGGTCACAGACATACTCCTCTCCTTATTACCAAGGCGTTTGGTGGAGCTGCATCCCTTAGCCTAGGACATTTTTAAGTTCTCAGTCCTTACTATTATTGCACAGGTAGCTTCAGATTAACAGtagaaaaattgcatttcaaCTCAGCCACTGCTTTGTGTTCAAAGCGAAGCGCCCAAACCTACAGAGGTTGGGTATGTCACAAAAACTGGAAGAAGTTAGAGCTTTACACGCAAAGCAACCCctagcagggttttttttttccagtgacattttagttttaaaggaggaggatttttttcatattttcttattgcctttttttttttggtggtggtggtttgtttggttgtgggatttttttatttttatttttattttttttactttttattaatttctacATACACAAGTGAAagtttaaaaggtttaaaaacaacTCACGGGACCTGAACATTGTGATGAAATAACTGCTGCTTAGAGTTCTGGGTGGAAAGAACTGAGGAGTGTTGTATGTCTTAATGGATCAGAAAACCACAGCTCCAGCATCACAAAGagcaatttataaaaaaaagctcaagaaaaaaacagttgggGGAAGACAGTAATTTCAGCATGTTTCTCACCAGCTACTGTCTGGTGTCTCTCAAGCCCTGACATACAGAACAAGGCTGGAGAATGGTGTTTGtcaaaagcagagctgtgcaacCTTGATAATGGCTTAAAACTCACCTCTGCTGGGCTGAAGAATTACACGTCTGAGGGCGGCTCCCTACAAGAGGTATGGAGAAAAGCCTATCTCCAAGCACAGATACATCTTTGCCCTTCCAGACGGTTGAAAGCAGAATAATCTAGGAGCTAGAGATTCAGGGAGTGAGCAGGAGTTTGCAATGACGAAGGCCAAATGTTAACGAACAAGACCTGTTAATGTAATCTAGCTTCCCTCTACATATCCTCCTATCCAAGTTAGAGGGGTATGTCTCGATGATTCTGTTTGATCCTTTCTAATCATCCACCCAGGCCTAGCCTGTCATCTCTAAATTTAAGGTCTAAAAAGGTCTGTTGCCTTTTCCACTAAAGCTGCCTCATTTGCAAGTTAAATGAGAAGACAACAAAGCTTTCTCATGCCTTAACACGTTCCCCATGGT from the Anser cygnoides isolate HZ-2024a breed goose chromosome 10, Taihu_goose_T2T_genome, whole genome shotgun sequence genome contains:
- the PXK gene encoding PX domain-containing protein kinase-like protein isoform X7, translated to MAFMEKPPAGKVLLDDTVPLTAQIEASQSLHSHTEYIIRVQRGVSAENSWQIVRRYSDFDLLNNSLQISALSLPLPPKKLIGNMEREFIAERQKGLQAYLDVITSHHILSNCELVKKFLDPNSYSVNYTEIALQHVSMFFRSEPKWEVVEPLKDIGWRIRKKYFLMKIKNQPKERLMLSWADLGPDKYLSDKDLQYAVKLLSSCSHPYIYKITFATANESSALVIRPFSEKGTLKDLIYKAKPKDPFLKKYCNPKKIQGLELQQIKTYGRQILEVLKFLHEKGFPYGHLHSANVMLDGDTCKLLDLENSLLGLPSFYRSYFSQFRKINTLESIDVHCFGHLLYEMTYGRPPDTIPVDSFPPAPSVFVVSVLESILTCEAMKNGMPTVARLLQMPLFSDVLLTNSEKPQFKVPTKLKEALKTSKECIEKRLTEEQKLIHQHRRLTRAQSHHGSEEEKKKRKILARKKSKRSAYESGEEHSAKYSNSNNSGSGASSPLTSPSSPTPPSTAEHASF
- the PXK gene encoding PX domain-containing protein kinase-like protein isoform X6, which codes for MAFMEKPPAGKVLLDDTVPLTAQIEASQSLHSHTEYIIRVQRGVSAENSWQIVRRYSDFDLLNNSLQISALSLPLPPKKLIGNMEREFIAERQKGLQAYLDVITSHHILSNCELVKKFLDPNSYSVNYTEIALQHVSMFFRSEPKWEVVEPLKDIGWRIRKKYFLMKIKNQPKERLMLSWADLGPDKYLSDKDLQYAVKLLSSCSHPYIYKITFATANESSALVIRPFSEKGTLKDLIYKAKPKDPFLKKYCNPKKIQGLELQQIKTYGRQILEVLKFLHEKGFPYGHLHSANVMLDGDTCKLLDLENSLLGLPSFYRSYFSQFRKINTLESIDVHCFGHLLYEMTYGRPPDTIPVDSFPPAPSVFVVSVLESILTCEAMKNGMPTVARLLQMPLFSDVLLTNSEKPQFKVPTKLKEALKTSKECIEKRLTEEQKLIHQHRRLTRAQSHHGSEEEKKKRKILARKKSKRSAYESGEEHSAKYSNSNNSAGSGASSPLTSPSSPTPPSTAEHASF